A window from Cellulomonas sp. C5510 encodes these proteins:
- a CDS encoding ubiquinol-cytochrome c reductase iron-sulfur subunit: protein MSTHHDPSTDLTTRDGAAPAPERFEDPGLEAHRARVGDTDPRAQKRAERQVVVLFTVSILGTIGAVVAYALVPPGETVGSMRLSNLLLGLGLFLGLAGIGLAAVHWAKSLMNDHERAEDRHPTASSPENRAKAVEALREGAKDSSIGRRGVLKGAMVTSLALFPLSIAVPLVGNLGGDWNVARSKHTMWRRGTRLTIDPSGRPIKASDVTIGSVFHVIPQGLEEAEHPLNEKAKAVVLMIRMDPRDIRSEQGEGWSYDGIVAFSKICTHVGCPVALYEQQTHHILCPCHQSTFDAADGAKVVFGPAKRPLPQLPITVDDEGYLVAQDGFNEPIGPSFWERLT, encoded by the coding sequence GTGAGCACGCACCACGACCCCTCGACCGACCTCACCACCCGGGACGGCGCCGCGCCCGCGCCCGAGCGGTTCGAGGACCCGGGCCTCGAGGCGCACCGCGCCCGCGTGGGCGACACCGACCCGAGGGCGCAGAAGCGCGCCGAGCGGCAGGTCGTCGTCCTGTTCACCGTCTCGATCCTGGGGACGATCGGCGCGGTCGTCGCGTACGCCCTCGTCCCCCCGGGCGAGACCGTCGGCAGCATGCGGCTGTCGAACCTCCTGCTCGGCCTCGGGCTGTTCCTCGGCCTCGCGGGCATCGGCCTCGCAGCCGTCCACTGGGCGAAGTCCCTGATGAACGACCACGAGCGCGCCGAGGACCGCCACCCCACGGCGTCCTCCCCCGAGAACCGCGCCAAGGCCGTCGAGGCCCTGCGTGAGGGTGCGAAGGACTCGTCGATCGGCCGCCGCGGCGTCCTCAAGGGCGCGATGGTGACCTCGCTCGCCCTGTTCCCGCTGTCGATCGCGGTGCCCCTGGTGGGCAACCTGGGCGGCGACTGGAACGTCGCGCGCTCCAAGCACACGATGTGGCGCCGCGGCACGCGGCTGACCATCGACCCGAGCGGCCGGCCCATCAAGGCGTCGGACGTGACCATCGGCTCGGTGTTCCACGTCATCCCGCAGGGCCTCGAGGAGGCGGAGCACCCGCTGAACGAGAAGGCCAAGGCGGTCGTGCTGATGATCCGCATGGACCCGCGCGACATCCGCTCCGAGCAGGGCGAGGGCTGGTCGTACGACGGCATCGTCGCGTTCTCGAAGATCTGCACCCACGTGGGGTGCCCCGTCGCCCTGTACGAGCAGCAGACGCACCACATCCTGTGCCCGTGCCACCAGTCGACCTTCGACGCCGCCGACGGCGCCAAGGTCGTGTTCGGCCCGGCCAAGCGCCCGCTGCCCCAGCTGCCGATCACGGTCGACGACGAGGGCTACCTCGTCGCGCAGGACGGCTTCAACGAACCCATCGGCCCGTCCTTCTGGGAGCGCCTGACATGA
- the trpD gene encoding anthranilate phosphoribosyltransferase produces MTQGAGPVPSATAVTWPDLLASLVARQDLTEAQTAWAMDQIMSGEASPARIAGFLVGLRAKGETVTELTALADTMLAHALRFEAPGRAVDIVGTGGDRAHTVNVSTMASLVVAGTGVQVVKHGNRAASSSSGSADVLEALGIRLDQTPERVAALASEVGITFCFALTFHPAMRHVAVARRELGIGTVFNFLGPLTNPAQPAAAAIGVADPRMAGLVAGVLARRGTEALVFRGDDGLDELAPTGTAHIWHVTGGAVTEHVLDPVADLGLAPLTVADLRGADAEFNAGVARAVLAGEHVASRETVLLNAAAALVADGSLAGTGADGGGLVDRLRSGLEHAARAVDSGAAADVLARWSAAS; encoded by the coding sequence ATGACGCAGGGCGCGGGGCCCGTGCCCTCGGCGACGGCGGTGACGTGGCCGGACCTGCTGGCGTCCCTCGTGGCGCGGCAGGACCTCACCGAGGCGCAGACCGCCTGGGCGATGGACCAGATCATGTCCGGCGAGGCGTCGCCGGCTCGCATCGCCGGGTTCCTCGTCGGGCTGCGCGCCAAGGGCGAGACCGTGACCGAGCTGACGGCGCTCGCCGACACGATGCTCGCCCACGCCCTGCGGTTCGAGGCGCCGGGCCGGGCCGTCGACATCGTGGGCACCGGCGGGGACCGCGCGCACACCGTCAACGTCTCGACCATGGCCTCGCTGGTCGTGGCCGGCACGGGCGTGCAGGTCGTGAAGCACGGCAACCGGGCCGCGTCGTCGTCGTCCGGGTCCGCCGACGTCCTCGAGGCCCTCGGGATCCGGCTCGACCAGACCCCCGAGCGCGTCGCCGCCCTGGCGTCCGAGGTCGGCATCACGTTCTGCTTCGCCCTGACGTTCCACCCCGCGATGCGTCACGTGGCGGTCGCCCGCCGCGAGCTGGGCATCGGAACCGTCTTCAACTTCCTCGGCCCGCTCACCAACCCGGCGCAGCCCGCCGCCGCGGCGATCGGCGTCGCAGACCCCCGCATGGCCGGGCTCGTGGCCGGCGTGCTCGCGCGGCGCGGGACGGAGGCGCTGGTGTTCCGGGGCGACGACGGTCTCGACGAGCTGGCGCCCACCGGCACCGCGCACATCTGGCACGTCACCGGCGGCGCCGTCACCGAGCACGTGCTCGACCCCGTCGCCGACCTCGGGCTCGCGCCGCTCACCGTCGCCGACCTGCGGGGCGCCGACGCCGAGTTCAACGCCGGAGTCGCCCGGGCCGTCCTCGCGGGTGAGCACGTGGCGTCCCGCGAGACCGTGCTGCTCAACGCCGCCGCGGCCCTCGTCGCCGACGGGTCCCTGGCCGGCACCGGCGCGGACGGCGGCGGGCTCGTCGACCGGCTGCGCAGCGGCCTCGAGCACGCGGCACGCGCCGTGGACTCCGGGGCGGCCGCGGATGTCCTGGCGCGCTGGAGCGCGGCGAGCTGA
- a CDS encoding c-type cytochrome yields the protein MKALAARRHHRSAPVVLLLLALLLTGAVYAIAQPASADAAPAAASENDIADGQKLFQANCATCHGPTAEGREAVDGGAGGPSLIGVGAAAVDFQVGTGRMPAQMNGQQIQAKPVQFTQDDIDKLAAYVASLGAGPAVPTAEQVDPSLGDAANGMALFRTNCAMCHNAVGAGGALSQGKWAPALDDTTPTHIYEAMLTGPQSMPVFNDANITPDEKRDIIAYLDEQRDGSPGGLSLGSLGPVSEGLWAWVVGIGLLIAASVWIGAKSS from the coding sequence GTGAAGGCACTCGCCGCCCGCAGGCACCACCGGTCCGCACCGGTCGTGCTGCTCCTGCTGGCGCTGCTGCTGACCGGTGCGGTGTACGCGATCGCCCAGCCCGCCAGCGCCGACGCGGCGCCGGCAGCGGCCAGCGAGAACGACATCGCCGACGGCCAGAAGCTGTTCCAGGCCAACTGCGCCACCTGCCACGGCCCGACCGCCGAGGGTCGTGAGGCCGTCGACGGGGGCGCCGGCGGCCCCTCCCTGATCGGCGTCGGCGCGGCCGCGGTCGACTTCCAGGTCGGCACCGGTCGCATGCCCGCCCAGATGAACGGCCAGCAGATCCAGGCCAAGCCCGTCCAGTTCACCCAGGACGACATCGACAAGCTCGCGGCCTACGTCGCCTCGCTGGGCGCCGGCCCGGCGGTGCCGACGGCCGAGCAGGTCGACCCGAGCCTCGGTGACGCCGCGAACGGCATGGCCCTGTTCCGCACGAACTGCGCCATGTGCCACAACGCGGTCGGTGCCGGCGGCGCGCTGTCCCAGGGCAAGTGGGCCCCCGCGCTCGACGACACCACGCCCACGCACATCTACGAGGCGATGCTCACCGGCCCGCAGTCGATGCCGGTGTTCAACGACGCCAACATCACCCCGGACGAGAAGCGCGACATCATCGCGTACCTCGACGAGCAGCGGGACGGGTCGCCGGGCGGCCTCTCCCTCGGCTCGCTCGGTCCCGTCAGCGAGGGCCTGTGGGCCTGGGTGGTCGGCATCGGCCTGCTGATCGCCGCCTCGGTCTGGATCGGAGCCAAGTCCTCGTGA
- a CDS encoding DEDD exonuclease domain-containing protein, translated as MVFRSPVPPREDLTRQPAGRPVQVTLDDIGTPLSDVTFVVVDLETTGAAPGASAITEIGAVKVRGGEVLGEFQTLVDPGGPVPAQIQVLTGITTAMVVGAPRIGSVLPSFLEFARGAVLVAHNAPFDVGFLKAAASETGHAWPGFPVVDTVRLARRVVTRDEAPNHKLSTLAALFRATTTPEHRALADARATVDVLHALLSRLAPLGITHLEDLATAGDAVPSDIRRKRHLADGLPDAPGVYLFRGPRDEVLYVGTSRSLRSRVRSYFTAAEKRSRMREMVRVAESVTPVVCATPLEAQVRELRLIAEHDPRYNRRSRAPERMPWIRLTDEPFPRLSVVREVRPGATHIGPFSSRSAAQSAVEALHDAFPIRRCTSRLPAVPAAGATACHLAEIGRCPAPCVRPGAAAEHAATVDRVREAMTVDPAGVVDAHSGRIAALARRERYEEAATVRDRLAAFLRGSARSQRLAPLSQCAELVAARRTDTGGWELVLVRYGRLAGTALVPPRTDPTPAVESLRASGEHVEPPVPPAPAGHPEEADLVLGWLGRPGVRIVSVSTPWSYPVRSAQARTDPAAAVGTAWLEDAEAEARAERDAQFERDAATPPSAPHDTPGRADAAPPPAPDGPSAPGDPSTPTRVPPVATDAGRAARDDPAGAAGAA; from the coding sequence ATGGTGTTCCGCTCCCCCGTGCCCCCGCGTGAGGACCTCACGCGGCAGCCCGCGGGCCGGCCGGTGCAGGTCACGCTGGACGACATCGGGACCCCGCTGTCGGACGTGACGTTCGTGGTCGTCGACCTCGAGACGACCGGCGCGGCACCCGGGGCGTCCGCCATCACGGAGATCGGCGCCGTCAAGGTGCGCGGCGGCGAGGTGCTCGGCGAGTTCCAGACGCTGGTGGACCCGGGCGGCCCGGTGCCGGCGCAGATCCAGGTCCTCACGGGCATCACGACCGCGATGGTCGTCGGGGCGCCGCGGATCGGGTCGGTGCTGCCCTCGTTCCTGGAGTTCGCGCGCGGCGCCGTGCTGGTCGCGCACAACGCGCCCTTCGACGTCGGCTTCCTCAAGGCGGCCGCGTCCGAGACGGGGCACGCCTGGCCGGGCTTCCCGGTGGTCGACACGGTCAGGCTCGCCCGACGCGTCGTGACGCGGGACGAGGCGCCGAACCACAAGCTCTCGACGCTGGCCGCCCTGTTCCGCGCGACGACCACGCCGGAGCACCGGGCCCTGGCCGATGCGCGGGCCACGGTCGACGTGCTCCACGCCCTGCTGAGCCGCCTCGCGCCCCTCGGCATCACGCACCTGGAGGACCTCGCGACGGCGGGCGACGCGGTCCCGTCGGACATCCGGCGCAAGCGGCACCTCGCCGACGGGCTGCCGGACGCCCCGGGCGTGTACCTGTTCCGGGGACCGCGCGACGAGGTGCTCTACGTCGGGACGTCGAGGTCGCTGCGCTCGCGTGTGCGGTCGTACTTCACGGCGGCGGAGAAGCGCTCCCGGATGCGGGAGATGGTGCGCGTCGCCGAGTCGGTCACGCCCGTGGTGTGCGCGACGCCGCTCGAGGCTCAGGTCCGCGAGCTGCGCCTGATCGCAGAGCACGACCCCCGCTACAACCGACGGTCCCGGGCGCCTGAGCGCATGCCGTGGATCCGTCTCACCGACGAACCGTTCCCGCGCCTGTCCGTCGTGCGTGAGGTCCGCCCGGGCGCGACCCACATCGGCCCGTTCTCGTCGCGCTCGGCGGCCCAGTCCGCGGTCGAGGCCCTGCACGACGCGTTCCCGATCCGCCGCTGCACCTCGCGGCTGCCGGCCGTGCCCGCGGCGGGCGCCACGGCGTGCCACCTCGCGGAGATCGGCCGCTGCCCGGCCCCGTGCGTCCGCCCCGGGGCCGCGGCCGAGCACGCGGCGACCGTCGACCGGGTCCGGGAGGCCATGACCGTCGACCCCGCGGGCGTCGTGGACGCGCACTCCGGGCGGATCGCGGCGCTCGCCCGGCGGGAGCGGTACGAGGAGGCCGCCACCGTCCGGGACCGCCTCGCGGCGTTCCTCCGGGGATCGGCCCGGTCGCAGCGCCTGGCACCCCTGTCGCAGTGCGCCGAGCTCGTCGCGGCCCGGCGCACGGACACGGGTGGCTGGGAGCTCGTGCTCGTGCGGTACGGCCGGCTCGCCGGGACGGCACTCGTGCCGCCGCGGACGGACCCCACCCCGGCCGTCGAGTCCCTGCGCGCCAGCGGGGAGCACGTCGAGCCCCCTGTCCCGCCCGCCCCCGCCGGGCACCCGGAGGAGGCGGACCTGGTGCTCGGCTGGCTCGGGCGTCCCGGCGTGAGGATCGTCTCCGTCAGCACGCCGTGGTCGTACCCGGTGCGCTCCGCGCAGGCCCGCACCGACCCCGCGGCGGCCGTCGGCACCGCGTGGCTCGAGGACGCCGAGGCCGAGGCGCGGGCCGAGCGCGACGCGCAGTTCGAACGCGATGCCGCGACGCCGCCCTCCGCACCGCACGACACCCCGGGACGTGCCGACGCAGCACCTCCCCCCGCGCCCGACGGGCCGTCCGCCCCCGGCGACCCGTCGACCCCGACCCGAGTCCCGCCTGTGGCCACCGACGCGGGTCGTGCGGCGCGGGACGACCCCGCGGGCGCCGCCGGCGCGGCATGA
- a CDS encoding long-chain fatty acid--CoA ligase: protein MEEFSTPLLVDAGPRENLLDLLASRVAETGDGPLIEYKTPGTGTTWHTVSAREFDRQVRDVARGFVARGVAPGDRVGIMSRTRYEWTLLDWALWSAGAVPVPVYETSSAEQVHWILTDAAVTLLVVETAEHAATVAEVRPEAPLLQDVLVIDDGAVDRLVADGRDVPDAEVDRRRRVAGRDDLATLIYTSGTTGRPKGVELTHGNFSVLARNAVQGLHEVVATPGSRTLLFMPLAHVFARFVEVLCMPAGSVLGHTPDTKQLLQDLGEFRPTFILSVPRVFEKVYNSAEQKAAAGGKLKIFQWAARTAIAYSRALDHGRPGIALRVQHAVADRLVFHKLRDAMGGQVEWAISGGAPLGERLGHFFRGIGVRVLEGYGLTETTAPATVNLPGKTRIGTVGPPLPGTSVRIAADGEVEVRGPQVFTRYHGNPVATAEAFDDGWFRTGDLGSLDADGYLSITGRKKEIIVTAGGKNVAPALLEDRLRAHPLISQVVVVGDGRPFIGALVTLDAEGLPGWCSAHGREPMSVAEAMHDQEVLASVDQAVERANRAVSRAESIRRYRILERDLTIASGHLTPKLSVRRTHVLKDFATDVEAIYAAEPGR from the coding sequence ATGGAGGAGTTCAGCACACCCCTGCTCGTCGACGCGGGGCCCCGCGAGAACCTGCTCGACCTGCTGGCGTCCCGCGTGGCCGAGACCGGCGACGGCCCCCTCATCGAGTACAAGACGCCCGGGACCGGCACCACCTGGCACACGGTGAGCGCCCGCGAGTTCGACCGGCAGGTCCGGGACGTCGCCCGCGGCTTCGTCGCCCGCGGCGTGGCGCCGGGCGACCGCGTCGGCATCATGTCCCGCACCCGCTACGAGTGGACGCTGCTCGACTGGGCGCTGTGGAGCGCCGGCGCGGTGCCCGTCCCCGTCTACGAGACCTCGTCCGCGGAGCAGGTGCACTGGATCCTCACCGACGCGGCCGTGACGTTGCTCGTCGTCGAGACCGCCGAGCACGCCGCCACCGTCGCCGAGGTCCGCCCGGAGGCCCCGCTGCTGCAGGACGTCCTCGTCATCGACGACGGTGCCGTCGACCGGCTCGTCGCCGACGGGCGCGACGTCCCCGACGCGGAGGTCGACCGCCGGCGACGCGTGGCCGGCCGGGACGACCTCGCCACGCTCATCTACACCTCCGGGACGACGGGCCGCCCCAAGGGCGTCGAGCTGACCCACGGCAACTTCTCCGTACTCGCGCGCAACGCCGTCCAGGGGCTGCACGAGGTCGTCGCGACGCCCGGCTCCCGGACGCTGCTGTTCATGCCGCTCGCGCACGTGTTCGCGCGCTTCGTCGAGGTGCTCTGCATGCCGGCCGGCTCCGTCCTGGGACACACGCCCGACACCAAGCAGCTCCTGCAGGACCTCGGCGAGTTCCGGCCCACGTTCATCCTGTCGGTGCCGCGGGTGTTCGAGAAGGTCTACAACTCCGCCGAGCAGAAGGCCGCCGCCGGCGGGAAGCTGAAGATCTTCCAGTGGGCCGCGCGCACCGCGATCGCCTACTCGCGCGCGCTCGACCACGGCCGGCCCGGGATCGCCCTGCGGGTGCAGCACGCGGTCGCCGACCGGCTCGTGTTCCACAAGCTCCGCGACGCCATGGGCGGCCAGGTCGAGTGGGCGATCTCCGGCGGGGCACCGCTCGGCGAGCGGCTGGGGCACTTCTTCCGCGGCATCGGCGTCCGCGTGCTCGAGGGGTACGGCCTCACCGAGACCACCGCGCCGGCCACGGTCAACCTGCCGGGCAAGACGCGCATCGGCACGGTCGGTCCGCCGCTGCCCGGCACGTCCGTCCGGATCGCCGCCGACGGCGAGGTCGAGGTGCGCGGGCCGCAGGTCTTCACCCGGTACCACGGCAACCCGGTCGCGACCGCCGAGGCGTTCGACGACGGCTGGTTCCGCACCGGCGACCTCGGCTCCCTCGACGCCGACGGCTACCTCAGCATCACCGGCCGCAAGAAGGAGATCATCGTCACCGCGGGCGGGAAGAACGTCGCTCCGGCGCTCCTCGAGGACCGGCTGCGCGCCCACCCGCTCATCAGCCAGGTGGTCGTCGTCGGGGACGGCCGGCCGTTCATCGGCGCGCTCGTCACCCTCGACGCCGAGGGCCTGCCGGGCTGGTGCTCGGCTCACGGCCGCGAGCCGATGTCCGTCGCGGAGGCCATGCACGACCAGGAGGTGCTCGCGTCCGTCGACCAGGCCGTCGAGCGCGCCAACCGGGCCGTCTCGCGCGCCGAGTCGATCCGCCGCTACCGCATCCTCGAGCGCGACCTCACCATCGCGAGCGGGCACCTGACGCCCAAGCTGAGCGTGCGGCGCACCCACGTCCTGAAGGACTTCGCGACGGACGTCGAGGCGATCTACGCAGCCGAGCCCGGGCGCTGA
- a CDS encoding ROK family glucokinase, with protein MHAIGVDIGGTKIAAGVVDEDGRIIAKTRRDTDPRDSGSVDRGVIEACQELASEHEVGAVGLAAPGFIGADQATVLFTPNLPWRDHPLRDIVAKELGDDVRIVVENDANAAGWAEFAFGAARDVQDMLLLTIGTGLGGALVVGGNLIRGAWGVAAEVGHMRVVPGGHYCGCGHEGCWEQYASGSALVRDAQSALITQPERGARLLELAGGDADALTGPQVTQAAQEGDPLAVELLAELGRWIGEGSASVAALLDPAIVVIGGGVSAAGDLLLAPARRGFLDQLSARGHRPEATFALASMGNDAGIVGAADLARR; from the coding sequence ATGCACGCCATCGGTGTGGACATCGGCGGGACGAAGATCGCCGCCGGTGTGGTCGACGAGGACGGCCGCATCATCGCCAAGACGCGGCGCGACACCGACCCCCGCGACTCGGGCAGCGTCGACCGCGGCGTCATCGAGGCGTGCCAGGAGCTCGCGTCCGAGCACGAGGTCGGCGCGGTCGGTCTCGCCGCCCCGGGCTTCATCGGCGCCGACCAGGCGACCGTGCTGTTCACGCCGAACCTGCCGTGGCGCGACCACCCGCTGCGCGACATCGTCGCGAAGGAGCTGGGCGACGACGTGCGGATCGTCGTGGAGAACGACGCCAACGCCGCCGGCTGGGCGGAGTTCGCGTTCGGCGCCGCGCGCGACGTGCAGGACATGCTCCTGCTCACCATCGGCACGGGCCTCGGCGGCGCGCTCGTCGTCGGGGGCAACCTCATCCGCGGCGCCTGGGGCGTGGCGGCCGAGGTCGGCCACATGCGCGTCGTGCCCGGCGGCCACTACTGCGGCTGCGGGCACGAGGGCTGCTGGGAGCAGTACGCCTCCGGCAGCGCCCTCGTGCGGGACGCGCAGTCGGCCCTCATCACGCAGCCCGAGCGCGGCGCCCGGCTGCTCGAGCTCGCCGGCGGCGACGCCGACGCGCTCACCGGGCCGCAGGTGACGCAGGCCGCCCAGGAGGGCGACCCGCTGGCCGTCGAGCTCCTCGCGGAGCTCGGCCGGTGGATCGGCGAGGGTTCCGCGTCGGTCGCGGCGCTGCTCGACCCGGCGATCGTCGTCATCGGCGGCGGTGTCAGCGCAGCCGGCGACCTGCTGCTCGCCCCCGCTCGCCGCGGGTTCCTCGACCAGCTGTCGGCGCGCGGGCACCGGCCGGAGGCGACGTTCGCGCTGGCCTCGATGGGCAACGACGCGGGCATCGTCGGCGCGGCGGACCTCGCGCGGCGCTGA
- a CDS encoding heme-copper oxidase subunit III, whose translation MSVNRPNPVSVGTIVWLASELMFFAGLFAMYFTLRSTVPEEWAVQTEKLNVTFAAVNTTVLLLSSVTCQMGVWAAERFQPVRSGSLLNVRGWGMNEWMTLTYVMGAFFIGGQIFEYAELVHEGLTISSSPYGSVFYLTTGFHGLHVVGGLIAFLFLLGRSFTAKRFGHHEATTAIVTSYYWHFVDVVWIALFATIYLIK comes from the coding sequence GTGAGCGTCAACCGACCGAACCCGGTGTCGGTGGGCACCATCGTGTGGCTCGCGTCGGAGCTGATGTTCTTCGCGGGCCTGTTCGCCATGTACTTCACGCTGCGCTCGACGGTCCCCGAGGAGTGGGCCGTCCAGACGGAGAAGCTCAACGTCACGTTCGCGGCGGTCAACACGACGGTGCTGCTGCTGTCGTCGGTCACCTGCCAGATGGGCGTGTGGGCCGCGGAGCGGTTCCAGCCGGTGCGATCCGGCTCGCTGCTCAACGTCCGCGGCTGGGGCATGAACGAGTGGATGACGCTCACCTACGTCATGGGCGCGTTCTTCATCGGCGGGCAGATCTTCGAGTACGCGGAGCTGGTGCACGAGGGCCTGACGATCTCGTCCAGCCCCTACGGCTCGGTGTTCTACCTCACGACCGGCTTCCACGGCCTGCACGTGGTCGGCGGCCTCATCGCGTTCCTGTTCCTCCTGGGCCGGTCCTTCACGGCGAAGCGGTTCGGGCACCACGAGGCGACGACCGCGATCGTCACGTCCTACTACTGGCACTTCGTCGACGTGGTCTGGATCGCGCTGTTCGCGACGATCTACCTGATCAAGTGA
- a CDS encoding Lrp/AsnC family transcriptional regulator, which yields MLTAIVHIDTDAARIPEAAAAIAEIPGVSEVYSVTGGVDLIAMVRVREHEELADIIADRVSKVPGVVRTQTFIAFRTYSQHDLEQAFALGIED from the coding sequence ATGCTGACCGCCATCGTGCACATCGACACCGACGCCGCGCGCATCCCCGAGGCCGCCGCGGCGATCGCCGAGATCCCCGGGGTGAGCGAGGTCTACTCGGTCACCGGCGGGGTCGACCTCATCGCGATGGTGCGCGTGCGCGAGCACGAGGAGCTGGCGGACATCATCGCGGACCGGGTCAGCAAGGTCCCGGGCGTCGTCCGCACGCAGACGTTCATCGCCTTCCGCACGTACTCCCAGCACGACCTCGAGCAGGCGTTCGCCCTGGGCATCGAGGACTGA
- a CDS encoding NYN domain-containing protein, which translates to MSVEVPPAVRAAVVGLAAEVLGALEPTAVPSALAAVRRFAPRRRADAGAGPLWRAVEVDDAFRARVARAWSHAHPGEAAELLVLGRPADPADPEHLADPENPKAPEDHVPGAEESPRAAQSAGPPAPPAEATEPVGEPPGEPAPRPSVAAPDPLTLAVGAVLLRPPGWQDVVQAVAAAEQPAHGGHAGSASDDDTPPAAVRAGSVPEAGPAPAPDAVHRVAARLAAEQERADAAEAELASLRKELRRLRSDADRARAEARRSAERAAEVAAAAEQVHAEAAAVRARAEEERRRAEELVRAAREDAAVLRDLAEVRVRLLLDTLVEAGSALREELALPPAGAMPADLVAPAPVPGPAGRATSRGRGADDPALLDELLAMPRAHLVVDGYNVSKLAWPDVPLAEQRRRLTGRLANLAGRTGAEVTCCFDGREPGPHDRAPGGPRGVRVLFSQGEIADDLIRRLVRAEPTGRVVVAVTADRALGADLEAAGARVLPSATLLARLGRV; encoded by the coding sequence ATGTCCGTCGAGGTCCCTCCCGCCGTCCGCGCCGCCGTGGTGGGGCTGGCGGCCGAGGTGCTCGGCGCGCTGGAGCCGACCGCGGTGCCGTCCGCGCTCGCCGCGGTCCGGCGGTTCGCGCCGCGGCGCCGGGCGGACGCGGGTGCGGGGCCGCTGTGGCGCGCCGTCGAGGTCGACGACGCGTTCCGTGCACGTGTGGCGCGGGCCTGGTCGCACGCGCACCCCGGGGAGGCGGCCGAGCTGCTCGTCCTCGGTCGCCCGGCGGACCCGGCGGACCCGGAGCACCTGGCGGACCCGGAGAACCCGAAGGCCCCGGAGGACCACGTGCCGGGCGCGGAGGAGTCCCCGCGCGCAGCGCAGTCCGCCGGCCCGCCGGCACCGCCTGCCGAGGCGACCGAGCCCGTCGGGGAGCCCCCCGGGGAGCCGGCACCCCGCCCGTCGGTCGCCGCGCCGGACCCGCTGACCCTGGCCGTGGGCGCCGTCCTGCTGCGGCCACCGGGCTGGCAGGACGTGGTGCAGGCGGTGGCGGCGGCGGAGCAGCCGGCGCACGGGGGCCACGCCGGCTCGGCGTCCGACGACGACACGCCCCCGGCCGCCGTGCGCGCCGGTTCGGTCCCGGAGGCCGGACCGGCTCCGGCCCCCGACGCCGTGCACCGCGTCGCCGCGCGGCTCGCGGCCGAGCAGGAGCGGGCCGACGCGGCCGAGGCGGAGCTCGCCTCGCTGCGCAAGGAGCTGCGCCGGCTCCGGTCGGACGCGGACCGGGCGCGCGCGGAGGCGCGGCGTTCCGCCGAGAGAGCGGCCGAGGTCGCCGCCGCGGCGGAGCAGGTGCACGCCGAGGCCGCGGCGGTCCGTGCGCGGGCCGAGGAGGAGCGCCGACGCGCGGAGGAGCTGGTGCGGGCCGCCCGGGAGGACGCCGCGGTGCTGCGGGACCTCGCGGAGGTCCGGGTGCGGCTGCTGCTGGACACGCTGGTGGAGGCGGGGTCGGCGCTGCGGGAGGAGCTCGCGCTGCCCCCGGCGGGTGCGATGCCGGCCGACCTGGTGGCCCCGGCGCCCGTGCCCGGTCCGGCCGGACGCGCGACGTCGAGGGGGCGGGGCGCGGACGACCCGGCGCTGCTGGACGAGCTGCTCGCGATGCCGCGGGCCCACCTGGTCGTCGACGGCTACAACGTCTCGAAGCTCGCGTGGCCCGACGTGCCGCTCGCCGAGCAGCGCCGGCGCCTGACCGGGCGGCTCGCGAACCTCGCCGGACGGACCGGCGCGGAGGTGACGTGCTGCTTCGACGGACGCGAGCCCGGGCCGCACGACCGGGCCCCGGGCGGCCCGCGCGGGGTGCGGGTGCTGTTCTCGCAGGGGGAGATCGCCGACGACCTCATCCGGCGGCTCGTGCGTGCGGAGCCGACGGGCAGGGTGGTCGTGGCGGTGACCGCCGACCGGGCGCTGGGCGCCGACCTCGAGGCGGCCGGGGCCCGGGTCCTGCCGTCGGCGACCCTGCTCGCGCGGCTCGGGCGCGTCTGA